In Oncorhynchus gorbuscha isolate QuinsamMale2020 ecotype Even-year linkage group LG02, OgorEven_v1.0, whole genome shotgun sequence, a single genomic region encodes these proteins:
- the LOC124006327 gene encoding transcriptional activator protein Pur-alpha-like produces the protein MADRDSGSEQGGAATGPGVGSMHPVTGGAGSASGLQHETQELASKRVDIQNKRFYLDVKQNAKGRFLKIAEVGAGGNKSRLTLSMSVAVEFRDYLGDFIEHYAQLGPSNPDIAQDEPRRALKSEFLVRENRKYYMDLKENQRGRFLRIRQTVNRGPGLGSTQGQTIALPAQGLIEFRDALAKLIDDYGVDDEPAELPEGTSLTVDNKRFFFDVGSNKYGVFMRVSEVKPTYRNSITVPYKVWSKFGNTFCKYAEEMKKIQEKQREKRACEMQQQEETHADDADED, from the coding sequence aTGGCGGACAGAGACAGTGGAAGTGAGCAGGGAGGAGCAGCCACGGGCCCGGGCGTCGGTTCCATGCACCCAGTGACAGGAGGGGCGGGCTCGGCTTCCGGGCTGCAGCACGAGACGCAAGAGCTGGCGTCGAAACGGGTTGACATTCAAAACAAACGTTTCTACCTGGACGTGAAGCAGAACGCAAAAGGCCGCTTCTTGAAGATAGCCGAAGTCGGGGCCGGGGGAAACAAGAGCCGCCTCACTCTCTCCATGTCAGTGGCAGTAGAGTTCCGTGACTACTTAGGGGACTTCATCGAACATTATGCCCAATTAGGTCCTAGCAATCCGGACATCGCACAGGATGAGCCGAGGCGAGCACTTAAAAGCGAATTCTTGGTTCGGGAGAATCGGAAGTACTACATGGATCTGAAAGAGAACCAGAGAGGCCGGTTTCTGAGGATTCGACAGACCGTGAACCGGGGGCCCGGTTTGGGATCCACGCAAGGCCAGACGATTGCTCTTCCTGCCCAGGGACTTATTGAGTTTCGTGACGCTTTGGCTAAACTCATTGACGACTACGGAGTAGATGACGAACCTGCGGAGTTGCCCGAAGGGACCTCCTTGACAGTGGACAACAAACGCTTTTTCTTCGACGTGGGCTCCAATAAGTACGGAGTGTTCATGAGGGTAAGTGAGGTGAAGCCAACATACCGCAACTCTATCACGGTGCCCTACAAAGTGTGGTCCAAGTTTGGGAATACGTTCTGTAAATACGCGGAGGAGATGAAGAAGATCCAGGAGAAACAGCGGGAGAAAAGGGCATGTGAGATGCAACAGCAAGAGGAGACGCATGCTGATGATGCGGACGAGGATTGA